A single Mustelus asterias chromosome 4, sMusAst1.hap1.1, whole genome shotgun sequence DNA region contains:
- the chmp1a gene encoding charged multivesicular body protein 1a isoform X2: protein MDDTMFQLRFTSKQLERLAKKAEKDSKTEQAKVKKALQQKNIEGAKIYAENAIRKKNEGLNWLRTASRVDAVASKVQTAVTMKGVTKNMARVTQGLDKALKSMDLQKISAVMDKFEQQVQNLDVHTSVMEDSMSSAMTLTTPQEQVDNLILQIAEENGLEVMDQLNQLPEGAASLGESSVREQDKEDQLSKRLAALRN from the exons ATGGATG ATACTATGTTTCAATTACGG TTTACATCAAAACAGCTCGAGAGATTGGCCAAGAAGGCAGAAAAAGACTCCAAAACCGAACAGGCGAAAGTGAAGAAG GCTCTGCAACAAAAAAACATTGAAGGAGCAAAGATCTACGCCGAAAACGCAatcagaaagaaaaatgaagggTTGAACTGGCTACGGACAGCTTCTCGGGTAGATGCAGTTGCATCGAAGGTTCAGACGGCAGTCACGATGAAAGGG GTTACAAAGAATATGGCGCGTGTAACACAAGGACTGGACAAGGCACTGAAATCAATGGATCTACAAAAGATTTCTGCTGTAATGGACAAATTTGAACAACAGGTTCAGAACCTTGATGTCCATACTTCA GTGATGGAGGACTCCATGAGCTCTGCAATGACACTGACCACTCCTCAAGAACAGGTCGATAATCTAATTCTGCAGATTGCAGAGGAGAATGGTCTGGAGGTCATGGACCAACTGAACCAACTTCCAGAAGGTGCAGCGTCCCTTGGTGAATCCTCCGTTCGTGAACAGGACAAGGAGGACCAGCTTTCAAAAAG ATTGGCTGCTCTGAGGAATTGA
- the chmp1a gene encoding charged multivesicular body protein 1a isoform X1 gives MVDVGLDVGGFCDVVDVRFETQLVIKWNAVLVTFPQDTMFQLRFTSKQLERLAKKAEKDSKTEQAKVKKALQQKNIEGAKIYAENAIRKKNEGLNWLRTASRVDAVASKVQTAVTMKGVTKNMARVTQGLDKALKSMDLQKISAVMDKFEQQVQNLDVHTSVMEDSMSSAMTLTTPQEQVDNLILQIAEENGLEVMDQLNQLPEGAASLGESSVREQDKEDQLSKRLAALRN, from the exons ATGGTTGATGTGGGGTTGGATGTTGGTGGCTTCTGTGATGTAGTGGATGTGAGATTTGAAACTCAGCTTGTGATCAAATGGAATGCCGTGCTGGTAACCTTTCCACAAG ATACTATGTTTCAATTACGG TTTACATCAAAACAGCTCGAGAGATTGGCCAAGAAGGCAGAAAAAGACTCCAAAACCGAACAGGCGAAAGTGAAGAAG GCTCTGCAACAAAAAAACATTGAAGGAGCAAAGATCTACGCCGAAAACGCAatcagaaagaaaaatgaagggTTGAACTGGCTACGGACAGCTTCTCGGGTAGATGCAGTTGCATCGAAGGTTCAGACGGCAGTCACGATGAAAGGG GTTACAAAGAATATGGCGCGTGTAACACAAGGACTGGACAAGGCACTGAAATCAATGGATCTACAAAAGATTTCTGCTGTAATGGACAAATTTGAACAACAGGTTCAGAACCTTGATGTCCATACTTCA GTGATGGAGGACTCCATGAGCTCTGCAATGACACTGACCACTCCTCAAGAACAGGTCGATAATCTAATTCTGCAGATTGCAGAGGAGAATGGTCTGGAGGTCATGGACCAACTGAACCAACTTCCAGAAGGTGCAGCGTCCCTTGGTGAATCCTCCGTTCGTGAACAGGACAAGGAGGACCAGCTTTCAAAAAG ATTGGCTGCTCTGAGGAATTGA